From the Streptococcus sanguinis genome, the window TCTAATCCAAATCTGACAACTCTAAGCCTAAATGGCAATCGCCTGACTTCTCTGGCAGGAGTTGAAGCTGCTAAGAATTTAGTAACTTTGTCCGCAAGTCAAAACAAGATTACATCTTTGGACATTCCAGCCGCTCAGTCTTCCTTGAAGAATTTAAACTTGGGTGAGAATGAGCTGAAAAACTTGGAAGGAATTAATCAGTTTAGGTCTTTAGACAATCTGGCTGTCAACAAGAATAAAATCACAACCTTAGCGCTGCAGGAACCAAATAAGACGGTGACTTATATTAATGTCAGCGACAATCACATCCCTAAAGCAGAGCTTGAATTGAATGAAAATAAAATTCCGAAATCCTTAGCACAGCATTTCCCAGGTGTTCAGGGTGGCAGCATTGACAATAATAAGCCAGCCGATGCAAAGGAAGAAAAGAAGGAAGAGCCTAAGCAAAGTGAGCCTAATAAAGCAGATGTCCAAGGGAAGCCCGCATCCGATAAGCCAGCCCCAGCTGAAGCAAGCAACCAAGGAGCTTCAAACGATAATGAGCATCCAGCTGGAACTCCTGAAGCGGACTTAAATGAGCGAACAGTGGATTCAGAAAACTCTTCTAAACCATCATCGGAAGAAGTGCCAACTGCTGAAAATCCTGAATTAAAAGATGAGCTAGCTCAAGCAGAAAACAAAGAAAATCAAAAGGATCCAAAAGATAAGGAACAAGAAGAGAAAGAAGCTAATCACTAATCCTTATCCAGTTGAGCAGAAAAAATACAATTTTTTCTTGAAATAGTTTTGAATTTGTGATATAGTATAAAAAATTAAATAATCCTTTAATTCTATCCAGAGAGATAGACAAGGAGCAAGTAAAAAGATGGGTGGAGTGTAAGCAAGTGCGTCTTGTTTTAGTTTGCCTGATTAGATTTTTCTGAAGTCTCCTTGTAATAAGGAGACTTTTTCTTGTTTGAGGAGGAAAGAATGAAAACAAAAGAAGTTGTCGATGACATCACCATGAATCGCGCGATTACGCGGATTACCTATGAAATCATCGAGCGCAACAAGGACTTAAATAAAGTGGTCTTGGCTGGGATTAAGACCCGTGGGGTTCACTTGGCTCACCGGATTCAGAAGCGGTTGGCTCAGTTGGAGAATATCGATATTCCAGTCGCTGAAGTAGACACTAAGCCTTTTCGTGATGATATCAAGGTTGAAGAAGATACGACAGTGATTCCAGTGGATATTACCGACCGTCAAGTAATTCTGATCGACGATGTCCTCTACACAGGAAGAACTATTCGAGCGGCTATTGATAATCTGGTCAGTCATGGGCGGCCTTCTCGCGTTGGTCTGGCTGTCTTGGTAGACCGTGGTCACCGCGAGCTGCCGATACGGGCAGACTATGTCGGCAAGAATATTCCGACTAGCCAAACTGAGGAGATTATTGTTGAGATGACCGAGACAGACGGTCAAGATCGAGTTTTGATTATGGGAGAGTAATAAGCTAAATGAGTCAAGATGTTAAGTATGATGTGCATGATATGCCAAAGCCAGGTTTGCTTTTAGGACTATCCTTTCAGCACTTGTTCGCCATGTTTGGGGCGACAGTCTTGGTACCGATTCTGGTGGGAATTGACCCAGCGGTAGCCCTCTTTTCCAGCGGTCTGGGAACACTTGCCCATCTGACTGTTACCAAGTACAAAATTCCAGCCTACATGGGATCCAGCTTTGCTTATATCGCAGCCATGCAGATGCTGATGAAGACAGATGGTATCGGAGCGGTTGCTCAGGGAGCCATCACTGGTGGATTGGTTTATTTCATCGTAGCCCTGATTGTCAAGTTTGCTGGTAATGCTTGGATTGACAAGGTGCTGCCGCCAGTAGTGGTAGGGCCTATCATCATGGTTATCGGTCTGAGCTTAGCTGGAACGGCTGTTAGCGATGTCATGAATAAGACTTTGACTAATGGTGAAAAGGTGTATGATTTGACCTACTTCATTATCGGTATGGTAACGCTCTTAGCAGTCATCCTCTTTAATATCTATGGTAAGAAAATTGTGGGAATCATCCCAGTCTTGCTAGGCCTGATAGTCGGCTACATCTTTAGCTTGATTCTAGGAATCGTGACTGGGCAGGAAATCGTTTCTTTTGCCAAGGTAGGAGAAGCTTCTTGGTTCCACCTTCCGCCCATGAGTCTGCCTTTCTTGGACTACGATGTGAAATTTTATCCTAGTGCGATTTTAACCATGGCGCCTATCGCCTTTGTAACCATGACAGAACACTTCGGGCATGTCATGGTACTGAATAGCTTGACAGGAAAGGACTTCTTCAAGGATCCAGGACTGGACAAGACCTTGACTGGTGATGGTCTGGCTCAGATTATTGCAGGGTTTTTCGGAGCACCGCCGGTGACTAGCTACGGAGAGAATATCGGAGTCATGGCGCTCAATAAAATCTACAGCGTCTATGTCATTGCAGGTGCAGCAGTGCTGGCTATTGTCATGAGCTTTGTGGGCAAGGTCTCAGCCTTACTCCAATCCATCCCGAGCCCTGTGCTGGGTGGTATTTCCATCGCTCTCTTTGGGGTAATTGCTTCGAGCGGTCTCAAAATTCTGATCGAAGCACAGACCAACTTTGACAATAAAAAGAACCTCTTGATTGCCAGTGTCATCTTGGTATCTGGTATCGGCGGTCTGACCTTGCAGCTGTCGGGTCTGCAAATCTCAGGAGTTGCCTTGTCAACTATTCTGGGAATTGTCCTCTATCTTGTCCTGCCTGAGCCCAAGGATTCAGCTAGGTAAAACATCATTAACTTTCGTTCAAAAATAGCTTGCTCTCAGAGCGACTTTACTTGCAGCACTCTGGAAGCCCTCATTCTTTCATAAAGGAGATTACATCATGTCATCCAATCAAATCGCTCTTAAGAACCTTGTTTCTATGGAAACTCTGTCAAATGAAGAAGTTATGGCCTTGATTAAACGCGGAATCGAATTTAAAAATGGCGCTAAAGTCCATTATGATGAGCAGCATATCGTATCTAACCTCTTCTTTGAGCCATCTACACGGACCCACAAGGCCTTTGAGGTAGCGGAGTTGAAGTTAGGCTGCGATCTTCTGGACTTTGATGTCAAGACCAGCTCGGTCA encodes:
- the pyrR gene encoding bifunctional pyr operon transcriptional regulator/uracil phosphoribosyltransferase PyrR; protein product: MKTKEVVDDITMNRAITRITYEIIERNKDLNKVVLAGIKTRGVHLAHRIQKRLAQLENIDIPVAEVDTKPFRDDIKVEEDTTVIPVDITDRQVILIDDVLYTGRTIRAAIDNLVSHGRPSRVGLAVLVDRGHRELPIRADYVGKNIPTSQTEEIIVEMTETDGQDRVLIMGE
- a CDS encoding uracil-xanthine permease family protein; translation: MSQDVKYDVHDMPKPGLLLGLSFQHLFAMFGATVLVPILVGIDPAVALFSSGLGTLAHLTVTKYKIPAYMGSSFAYIAAMQMLMKTDGIGAVAQGAITGGLVYFIVALIVKFAGNAWIDKVLPPVVVGPIIMVIGLSLAGTAVSDVMNKTLTNGEKVYDLTYFIIGMVTLLAVILFNIYGKKIVGIIPVLLGLIVGYIFSLILGIVTGQEIVSFAKVGEASWFHLPPMSLPFLDYDVKFYPSAILTMAPIAFVTMTEHFGHVMVLNSLTGKDFFKDPGLDKTLTGDGLAQIIAGFFGAPPVTSYGENIGVMALNKIYSVYVIAGAAVLAIVMSFVGKVSALLQSIPSPVLGGISIALFGVIASSGLKILIEAQTNFDNKKNLLIASVILVSGIGGLTLQLSGLQISGVALSTILGIVLYLVLPEPKDSAR